The following proteins come from a genomic window of Bactrocera tryoni isolate S06 chromosome 1, CSIRO_BtryS06_freeze2, whole genome shotgun sequence:
- the LOC120776897 gene encoding aminopeptidase N, with translation MVLKDIHVRENINMDNHRTTTTLTNTPPTTTFTTRRGYTFSGTTLFLIAACFVCTLLAVSFIIYNVATCEQQLTPLPDEEVICTTVKKHILKASSTSDEAKERTHYERDVRLPNSMKPQKYNITLVPYLLNNNFTFEGEVRIQVIVLEDCHNITMHAVELNITKNDVSVRHIGRSTATSALQPALAEHARYVPEIDGVELRIRKQYMLESKQFFIIELYDKLIKGGVYEISIRFSGLIQDYLQGFYRSSYQVGNEKRWLASTQFQATDARRAFPCFDEPSLKANFSLKIARPRNMTTVSNMPILWTKPHESLSNYVWDQFAESLPMSTYLVAYAISDFDHISDGNFSAWARKDAIQSARYALSVGPKILKFLEEYFDLPFPLPKLDMIALPDFQAGGMENWGLITYRETTMLFEEGVSATTNKQRIASVVGHELAHQWFGNLVTPSWWSDIWLNEGFASYMEYITVDAIHPDWKTQDQFVVSELQNVFHLDALSSSHKISVEVFNPDEISEIFDRISYGKGSTIIRMMSHFLTSKVFRRGLSKYLKEMSYHAAEQDDLWRFLTTEAISAGLLDRNTTVKEIMDTWTLQVGYPVLTVTRSSNAHSIRMEQQRFVFSNQSDDGDSANDENPLWWIPITYTSSKELNFENTRPMTWVPRTETYEIDDRNLSTAEWFIFNIQQTGYYRVNYDVDNWKAITTHLMQPQKYRSISPANRAQLIDDAMNLARGAYLSYETALNLTRYLKHEMDHVPWKAAMTAFNFIDSMLVNQGDYDILKNYLLDLLENVYKDVSPNNFTDDADKGEDMLKLFKRVEILNMACHLGHRDCILESARHFQNWIEVPNPDTNNPIPPNLRGIVYCTAIQYGNEFEWDFAFQRYRSTSVSTEKELLLSALGCSLEPWILSRYLRRSISGDDIRKQDVYRVFAAVSSNVVGQQIAFDFMRNNWNEIKNYLGSTMSNINAILKFATKRMNSKFFLAELESFVKTDVKDNGRSIQQILEQVRVNVDWMARNYQDIIQWLQREAITRQQQHGASLATH, from the exons ATGGTACTTAAGGACATACACGTCCGTGAAAACATCAATATGGATAATCATCGTACGACCACAACACTTACCAATACGCCGCCGACCACAACCTTTACGACGCGTCGCGGTTACACCTTTTCGGGTACAACACTCTTTCTGATCGCCGCATGTTTTGTGTGCACGCTACTGGCGGTCAGCTTTATTATTTACAATGTGGCTACGTGTGAACAGCAGCTTACACCGTTGCCGGATGAGGAAGTCATTTGTACGACGGTAAAGAAGCATATACTGAAGGCGAGCAGCACCAGCGATGAAGCTAAAGAGCGAACACACTACGAACGTGACGTACGTCTGCCAAATTCGATGAAGCCGCAGAAATATAATATCACCCTTGTGCCATACCTACTCAATAATAATTTCACATTCGAAGGGGAGGTACGTATCCAAGTGATTGTACTGGAGGACTGCCATAACATTACCATGCATGCCGTCGAGTTGAATATCACCAAAAACGATGTATCCGTACGGCATATTGGCAGGTCAACGGCGACGTCGGCATTGCAGCCAGCTTTGGCAGAGCATGCTCGGTATGTGCCGGAAATTGACGGCGTCGAACTGAGGATACGAAAACAATACATGCTCGAGAGCAAGCAATTCTTCATCATCGAACTGTATGACAAACTAATAAAGGGTGGCGTGTACGAGATAAGCATCCGGTTCAGCGGTCTAATACAGGACTATCTGCAGGGGTTCTATCGCAGTTCGTATCAAGTGGGCAACGAAAAGCG tTGGCTGGCCTCTACGCAGTTTCAAGCCACGGATGCCAGGCGAGCGTTTCCCTGCTTCGATGAGCCATCGTTGAAAGCAAATTTCTCACTGAAAATAGCGCGACCACGTAACATGACCACGGTGTCTAATATGCCCATCCTTTGGACGAAACCACA CGAGTCTCTCTCGAACTATGTATGGGATCAATTCGCTGAAAGCCTACCCATGTCTACATATTTGGTAGCCTACGCTATTTCCGACTTTGATCACATTTCCGATGGCAACTTCTCTGCGTGGGCGCGTAAGGACGCCATCCAATCGGCGCGGTACGCGCTAAGCGTTggtccgaaaattttaaaattcctagaAGAATATTTCGATTTGCCATTCCCACTGCCAAAGCTCGATATGATAGCGCTACCCGATTTCCAAGCTGGCGGAATGGAGAATTGGGGTCTGATCACTTACAG GGAGACGACAATGCTCTTTGAGGAAGGAGTCTCCGCTACAACTAATAAGCAACGCATTGCCAGTGTTGTTGGACACGAATTGGCGCATCAATGGTTTGGCAATCTGGTAACACCCAGTTGGTGGTCGGATATTTGGCTAAATGAGGGATTCGCAAGTTATATGGAGTACATAACAGTGGATGCTATTCATCCGGATTGGAAGACCCAAGATCAATTTGTGGTTAGCGAACtgcaaaatgttttccatttggATGCGTTGTCATCATCGCACAAAATTTCGGTGGAGGTCTTTAATCCCGatgaaatttcagaaattttcgaTCGTATTTCTTATGGCAAAGGTTCGACCATTATACGCATGATGAGTCATTTCTTAACTTCAAAAGTCTTTCGACGAGGTCTGAGCAAGTATCTCAAGGAAAT GTCTTATCATGCCGCAGAACAGGACGACTTATGGCGTTTCTTAACAACAGAAGCCATTTCCGCCGGTTTGCTTGACCGCAATACCACCGTCAAAGAAATCATGGATACGTGGACTTTACAAGTCGGTTATCCTGTACTCACCGTAACACGCTCTTCAAACGCACACTCCATACGTATGGAACAACAGCGTTTCGTATTTTCAAATCAGTCAGATGATGGCGACTCGGCCAATGATGAAAATCCACTCTGGTGGATACCGATCACATACACCAGTTCAAAGGaattgaatttcgaaaacacACGTCCGATGACGTGGGTGCCGCGCACTGAAACTTACGAAATTGATGATCGTAATCTTTCGACGGCCGAATGGTTCATTTTCAATATCCAACAAACCGGTTACTATCGCGTTAACTATGATGTCGACAATTGGAAAGCAATTACAACACATCTAATGCAGCCGCAAAAGTATAGAAGTATTAGTCCTGCCAATCGTGCGCAATTAATAGATGACGCTATGAATTTGGCGCGCGGTGCATACCTGAGTTACGAAACGGCATTGAATCTTACGCGTTACCTCAAACATGAAATGGATCATGTGCCCTGGAAGGCGGCCATGACGGCATTCAACTTCATCGACTCGATGTTGGTGAATCAGGGAGACTACGATATATTGAAG AACTATCTTTTGGATCTGCTGGAAAATGTGTACAAAGACGTTTCGCCGAATAATTTCACCGACGATGCTGATAAGGGCGAAGATATGCTCAAGCTATTCAAACGTGTGGAAATATTGAATATGGCCTGCCATTTGGGGCACCGAGACTGCATTTTAGAGAGCGCACGTCACTTCCAGAATTGGATTGAGGTGCCCAACCCGGACACAAATAATCC TATACCGCCAAACCTACGCGGCATCGTTTATTGCACGGCAATACAATATGGCAACGAGTTTGAGTGGGACTTTGCATTCCAGCGCTATCGCAGCACGTCGGTCTCAACGGAGAAGGAATTGCTGCTCAGCGCACTTGGCTGCTCGCTCGAGCCCTGGATCTTATCGCGCTATCTGCGGCGCTCAATTAGTGGCGACGACATACGCAAACAGGACGTTTACAGGGTGTTCGCGGCGGTATCAAGCAATGTTGTGGGCCAGCAGATCGCTTTCGACTTCATGCGCAACAATTggaatgaaatcaaaaatta CTTGGGTTCAACGATGTCCAATATAAATGCGATACTGAAGTTCGCCACCAAACGCATGAATTCGAAATTTTTCCTCGCCGAGTTGGAGTCGTTCGTTAAAACCGATGTTAAGGATAACGGTCGTTCCATACAACAAATTCTTGAACAGGTGCGTGTCAATGTGGACTGGATGGCACGCAACTACCAGGATATCATACAGTGGCTACAACGTGAGGCAATcacaaggcaacaacaacacggtGCTTCACTAGCGACTCATTAG
- the LOC120776937 gene encoding phosphoglycerate mutase 2-like, with translation MALRISTVFGKFGITFKRQFSTAVGFSYAYKPWTRNYPTQTPTNVRQSHEPSKKCGKYKIVMVRHGESEWNKSNQFCGWYDSALSEKGLAEAKAAAKALKEAGYKFDIAHTSLLCRAIITLDIILKEIGQTDIPICKTWRLNERHYGNLIGLNKAETAAKYGEKQVQIWRRSFATPPPPMEKDHPYYDTIVNDERYKDGPKKEEFPMFESLKLTIERTLPYWNETIVPQIKEGKLIIISAHGNSLRGIVKHLDNLSEDQIMALNLPTGIPFIYELDECMRPVVSMKFLGDEETVRKAMEAVAAQGKAK, from the exons ATGGCATTACGGATATCTACCGTCTTTGGTAAATTTGGAATAACTTTCAAGAGGCAATTTAGCACTGCCGTTGGTTTCTCCTATGCCTATAAGCCATGGACTCGCAACTACCCCACACAAACGCCAACAAATGTGCGTCAATCACATGAACCGAGTAAAAAGTGTGGAAAGTATAAAATTGTGATGGTTCGTCATGGAGAATCAGAATGGAACAAAAGCAATCAATTTTGTGGTTGGTATGACAGTGCGCTTAGCGAAAAGGGCTTAGCAGAGGCAAAAGCAGCAGCGAAAGCTCTAAAGGAAGCGGGCTATAAATTTGATATTGCTCACACCTCGTTACTTTGTAGAGCTATCATCACATTAGACATAATATTGAAGGAGATTGGACAAACGGATATACCCATTTGTAAAACATGGCGTCTAAATGAACGTCATTATGGTAATCTCATTGGGCTAAACAAAGCCGAAACAGCTGCAAAATATGGTGAAAAGCAAGTACAAATATGGCGCAGAAGTTTTGCTACGCCTCCTCCGCCCATGGAAAAGGATCATCCGTACTACGATACTATTGTTAACGATGAACGTTATAAAGATGGTCCTAAAAAAGAGGAGTTTCCCATGTTTGAATCACTGAAACTGACAATAGAGCGTACGCTACCCTATTGGAATGAAACAATAGTACCGCAAATAAAAGAAGGCAAACTGATTATTATTTCGGCACATGGAAATAGCCTGAGAGGCATAGTTAAGCATTTAGATA aTCTATCCGAAGATCAGATAATGGCACTGAACTTACCCACTGGTATAccatttatttatgaattggaTGAATGCATGCGACCAGTTGTGTCTATGAAATTTTTGGGCGACGAAGAAACTGTCCGAAAAGCAATGGAAGCAGTTGCTGCACAAGGAAAAGCCAAATAG
- the LOC120776957 gene encoding phosphoglycerate mutase 2, which translates to MSGKYRIVMVRHGESEWNQKNQFCGWFDSALSDKGKSEAQAAGKAVKDAGLKFDVAHTSVLNRAIITLETILNESGQSGIPVNKSWRLNERHYGGLTGLNKAETAAKYGEEQVKIWRRSFDTPPPPMEPDHPYYDVIVKDPRYANGPSQEEFPKFESLKLTIQRTLPYWNDVIIPQLKEGKQIIIAAHGNSLRGIVKHLDNLSEDQIMALNLPTGIPFVYELDENFKPVVSMKFLGDEETVRKAIEAVAAQGKAK; encoded by the exons atgtcaggAAAATACAGAATTGTTATGGTTCGCCATGGTGAATCTGAGTGGAACCAGAAGAATCAATTCTGCGGTTGGTTTGATTCAGCTTTAAGTGATAAGGGAAAATCTGAAGCGCAAGCTGCCGGAAAAGCCGTAAAAGATGCTGGCTTGAAATTTGATGTTGCACACACATCGGTTTTAAATCGTGCAATTATCACTTTGGAAACAATTCTGAACGAAAGCGGTCAATCGGGCATTCCGGTTAATAAGTCATGGCGTTTAAATGAACGTCACTACGGTGGACTAACCGGCTTGAACAAAGCTGAAACCGCCGCCAAATACGGTGAGGAGCAAGTCAAAATCTGGCGCCGCAGCTTTGATACTCCACCACCACCAATGGAACCCGACCATCCTTACTATGATGTCATCGTTAAGGATCCCCGCTATGCTAATGGCCCATCTCAAGAAGAGTTCCCCAAATTCGAATCCCTTAAATTAACTATTCAACGTACACTGCCCTACTGGAATGATGTTATCATACCACAATTGAAGGAAGGCAAGCAAATTATTATCGCTGCTCATGGTAACAGTCTGCGTGGCATTGTTAAGCATTTGGATA atcTTTCTGAGGATCAGATTATGGCATTGAATTTGCCCACTGGCATTCCATTCGTTTACGAATTGGATGAGAACTTCAAACCCGTTGTTTCCATGAAATTCCTTGGTGACGAAGAAACTGTACGAAAAGCCATTGAGGCTGTTGCAGCTCAAGGCAAAGCcaagtaa
- the LOC120776911 gene encoding eukaryotic translation initiation factor 2D: MFLKPYKLRSNAPLKGSESKRLRQRVEKAFPDATAEQLSLVIPAKSAVTQLKLTTHGGTQTNVFCVDKLPMFFELESGELAPTLYALWLVPSLLPYFTTHREVLPKLSNGAELMLPGVVPKGTGMNMYGRYRQGQLMGVNLVSNESAVAVGYLPRSSDDLYMCGRQGVAVKMLHIFGDKLWGHEPTLIQQVPLKKAAPLTKDDFPELGAKQDKQKKDGNDKLTLADIVASTQTLETTNREAIFPELEKLEISSSEIDVERNKNISIENGENVGVEDSEAESETTPEMILKNAFLAALKNHGKNLQLPLLTSNFYRLYVVPEAPQPIDLKKTKYKKLSNFLNEMIDQGFIVVREESKGVDKITSIDLDHPEVVNFITDFKPPKQAADGELQDQPLFRSELTETYIVSDETAPFFAKMNFKRGEGVPTAQIKKVIREYISKHNLPKADPTGGTIQLDETLEKICNSKSATVSQICSAITSKMEYSYQMCELKNVASNKPLIQMSLATRSGNKKVTLISNVECYGIIVPEFIKLCKQGAAASTTVVKLPHQKAEQLQIQGNQVRFVYNLLTETYKVPPKCILGLELAKDGKKHKKK, from the coding sequence ATGTTTCTTAAACCATATAAATTACGGAGTAATGCTCCATTAAAAGGATCTGAATCAAAACGTTTGCGACAACGTGTAGAAAAGGCATTTCCGGATGCAACGGCCGAACAACTCAGTTTAGTGATACCAGCAAAGAGCGCCGTAACGCAGCTAAAATTGACAACGCATGGCGGCACACAAACGAACGTTTTCTGTGTAGACAAATTGCCTATGTTCTTCGAACTTGAGTCAGGCGAGTTGGCACCGACCTTGTACGCTTTGTGGCTCGTGCCGTCCTTGCTGCCCTATTTCACCACACACCGTGAAGTATTGCCGAAACTCTCAAATGGCGCTGAACTAATGTTGCCCGGTGTAGTGCCAAAAGGTACCGGTATGAATATGTATGGACGCTATCGGCAAGGACAGTTGATGGGTGTTAATTTGGTTTCCAATGAGTCTGCTGTAGCAGTTGGTTATTTACCTCGATCTTCAGATGATTTGTATATGTGCGGTCGTCAAGGTGTAGCCGTGAAGATGTTGCATATATTCGGTGATAAATTATGGGGCCATGAGCCTACATTAATACAACAAGTACCATTAAAAAAGGCGGCGCCATTAACAAAAGACGATTTTCCAGAACTGGGTGCTAAGCAGGACAAACAGAAAAAGGATGGAAATGATAAGTTAACGTTGGCAGATATTGTAGCCAGTACACAAACGCTTGAAACAACTAATCGAGAGGCAATATTCCCGGAACTAGAGAAATTGGAAATATCTTCTAGTGAAATAGACGTGGAAAGAAATAAGAATATATCCATAGAGAATGGTGAAAACGTTGGCGTTGAAGATTCTGAAGCGGAAAGTGAAACAACGCCTGAAATGATACTAAAAAATGCTTTCTTAGCTGCACTGAAAAATCATGGCAAAAATTTGCAATTGCCACTCTTGACCAGCAATTTCTATCGTTTATATGTTGTGCCTGAAGCTCCTCAGCCAATTGACTTGAAGAAAACTAAATATAAGAAACTTTCGAATTTCCTCAACGAAATGATCGATCAGGGCTTTATTGTTGTACGCGAAGAGTCAAAGGGCGTGGATAAAATTACCTCCATAGATCTTGATCATCCAGAAGTGGTTAATTTTATAACCGATTTCAAACCTCCAAAACAAGCCGCAGATGGTGAACTACAAGATCAGCCACTATTTCGTTCAGAATTGACAGAAACTTATATTGTTTCGGATGAAACAGcgcctttctttgctaaaatgaattttaagcGCGGCGAAGGTGTACCAACCGCACAAATCAAAAAGGTTATACGTGAATATATAAGCAAACATAATCTGCCTAAAGCTGATCCGACAGGTGGTACTATACAGTTAGACGAAACgcttgaaaaaatttgtaacaGCAAGTCTGCAACCGTCAGTCAAATTTGCAGTGCTATCACCAGCAAAATGGAATACAGCTACCAAATGTGTGAGCTCAAGAATGTAGCGTCCAACAAGCCACTCATACAAATGTCACTTGCAACTCGTTCGGGTAACAAGAAGGTTACGCTGATCAGCAACGTGGAGTGTTATGGCATTATCGTTCCAGAGTTTATTAAACTGTGTAAGCAGGGGGCGGCGGCTAGTACCACAGTTGTCAAATTGCCACATCAAAAGGCCGAACAACTGCAGATTCAAGGTAATCAAGTGCGGTTTGTTTATAACTTATTGACCGAAACTTACAAAGTACCACCAAAATGCATATTAGGATTAGAACTGGCTAAAGATGGtaaaaaacacaagaaaaaataa